The Drosophila simulans strain w501 chromosome 3R, Prin_Dsim_3.1, whole genome shotgun sequence genome contains the following window.
aaagcaaaacactCTGACAAGCGTTTACAAACTCGCCAGTGCGACAACGCCAGCAACAAGCCAAGTAACGCGGCAACTTTGAAATtgataaattgatttatgcaagcaaaacaacaaaaacgaaagacAGAAAGAATCTCCAGAGGAGGCaaaacttatatttatatatagaaacACCAGCTTTCTATATCAGCCGCACTCTTGAGTCCGTTGAATATGAAGAATAACGATGGGGGGCGAATCAAAAATTTGTAGCATACCCACAGACTGACGTGCCAGCCGCAGGACATTCAAAAGATATAGTCATTGAACCTGAGGCTCAGACAGAGTTTAGGCTTACAACCTCTGACTGCTAcacacaaaatcaattaataaacaatatgaaacaaaattgcaattgttCGTTATGTCCGCTGCAGACTTCCCCCCATCCGAAAGCTTTTGTGGCTATTTTTGTAAGagcttccttcttctttttccagGCAGCAGTGCCGCTTAAAGTCGCTCCCAGACCCATTGTGCCGGGATTTGGCGTCATTATTGTTGCTGTGGTTCCTGCTGATTGACCCACGCCCCCTCACGTACcaagagcagctccatcgCAATGCCAACCATATTCTCGTAtcagtttccattttttgcgAAAACACTTTCTGCTGTTCGGGGTGCTCACATATCAGTCTATTTATACACCTGAGGTCAGAATAGAAGTGTTATCTCTCCAGATTCTATTATGTTATAACAATTCAATACTATTTAACTACAGATTTATGTTTCTCTGCTTGCAATGAGGTATCGAACTTaatagttataaataaattagtttacctaacgtatgtatatatgcttCTGTAATTAAGAAACATGGTTGGATACTGGCAAAAAAGAGCCAATTTTAGAAAACCATTATATTAAGTAGACAAATACCAGTGCTATTGCCGTAGGCTCATGTGTGTGTACACATATCCTTTTGCATGTGCACTGCGACATTTAAACCGTGCAGACAAACAATTCTATACGGTAAACAAGTCACGTGCCACGTGTGTTATTGCTTTTCGTTGCCTTTGATTTTCTGCACTGATGGGTGGGGGGATGGTGGGAGTGTTGTGGCATGATGCTGGCTTAATGGGCGgcaccacgcccacttgcCAAAGCAGCTGGCATtataaacttaattaaaatatcgGCAGACAGTAATAAATGACAGCCCCCAAAAGCAGGCAATGTTTTCTTTTAGAAAGGCAAgcggcaaatatttaaacactcacacatattGCAAGGACTTTGGCGAAGATTCGCGGGcgtgtgtgtatttatagACACACATCCCCGTGAGTACACACAtgcacaggcacacacaatGGAGCTACAATCACAATCACAGGTAACTGCTacatgtgtaaatatttacaaaacgcGCCAAGCGTCGACAAACCGACGCCAGGCATCTTCACTTTTGCCGCCAACGAGCGGTCGTCCttcattgttgttgcaacGCGTAACTCTTTCGCTTCGACCAGGAGCGTTACTTGGGCGCCAAAGGACAACGGGGCCAGAATACAATTATTTCATCCAAAAAGCTACTCTATGCCGATTACTTAACTTTTTGGCTTGTCAACAGAATAGGATCTCTGgagttaaacaaatttataccATATTTGGAAATTGTATTAAACGTTTTTTTGTTCACCTGACCTGATTAGGCGCCACATGCTCCTGTATTTTCACTCGCCCACGCATCCGAGCGCACAGGTTTATTTATGCCTTTCGATATTTATCGCTGTTGGTCTatggtatttgtttttgttgctgccactgccgcttTTCGAGAATCCTCCCCATCGCAAAGTGGGTATATGTGTGTTTTATAcccttttattattattatgctgTCATTCCCGTTGTCGCGACATTGTCAGCAATCGTGGTACTGTGTGGTACCCTTTTGCGGGTACGTGGGATATGGATATTATGTAATAAGGAGCAGGAACACCGCCGGCATGTCCATGCTCAGTCCTTTATGTCGACATTGAAAGGGTCTTAGTTGCCCTTAGTTTGAAGAAACCGTTTTGTGTGTCATCATATGTTGAGATTGAAACCAAAACGCTTTACTACTCCCTAAACTGGTCATACCTCGAATGTGTGAACTTCACTTCGAATACCCAAATCAATTTCGAAATTTGCTCCATTTGGCATTCCGTTCAATATGCCTCATAATGTCAACGATGCCCATATATCAAATGGTAATCGACGATGTCTTGGCAGGTTCAAGAGTGCCATAAATTTGGAGTCCACAAGATCTTGAAAGCACAGAGTTAGcagtttaatgtttttggGTGAAACAGgatttaaaatataagttaTTCCGTTGTGCATCTGTAGTACTTCAGCATATTGGCATTAAAAAACGTATTAAATAACCAAGGAAAACCAAGTAacccataaaacaaaaacgaaggCTTACCTCTTTTTAGATGCAGCAGTGGAATGAAATACAATCCCACCCCTAAACTGAAGCCTAAAAGGCAAATCGTTTAAACTCCCTGTTTGTCTGCTGACTTTGATATACAGCCTTTTGAGTGTCGCTCAAAGTaataggaaaaaaaggaattgGAGTATGTGGAACAACCCCTAGggcaatgcaaaatgcatttcattcgGTCTGACAGTTTTGGCTCTTGCAATTCCTTGAGGATAGTAGCAGAATCAATTTAGGAAATAGCTTTAACTAAAATAAAGCATTTGGTATTCTTAGAAAGCCCCAGTTCCTTTACTCATTATAATAATCCTATACTTTTTATAATAATCGCTAAAAATTAATTCGAATTAAAACTTGGTTACcctaaaaataatattagattgttgaaatatttttaaaaatatgtttttaagtACACAATTAAAACTAAGCTCTATGCGAGATTAGAAGTGTACACACGATAACTGTGTCAGCTGGAgggtaattattattattaaaattcccATGGCgtgcttttaaaaaatatatattggacAAAACAGCAGCGAcctttttaaaaagttttagtTGTGCTCGGATATATAATGGATGTCAAAATAATTATACTTGTGCTCGTCTCCCTATTTTACAAGGCAAATGGCGCCATTTACGAACTCTCTGTGGCCGATGAAGAAATATTTAGCAGCTGTCCCAATCCTGAGCCAGGCACCCTCGACATCCATGGACTCTTTGATTTATCAGAGTTCTCCGCTTCCATGGATGCGGATGCACTGACTGTAAGCGGAAATCAGACCTTGCTGTGGGACATCCAACGCGGGGATCGCGTACAGGTGACTATTTCCTCGAATCCGTCCATAAAATCTAAAACATCCCAATTATTCCACAGCTGTCCATTAAGCTCTTCTACTTCGATCGGGGCACGTGGACGTCAACTGCTTTCTCTATATATTCCAAGGATTTCTGTAAAACCATGTATGATAAAAGTAATATACTTTATGAGCCCTGGACAGGACATGTCATAAACGATGTGAAGGATCTTTGTATAAATGCTCCAGGGGTAGGTTTGAACTATCGCCATATACAGAAGATCTCAAACCATTTCATTTCAGACGAAGCTCGTTCTGGAGACCTATTTCCTCAGTTTGTCCGCCTCAGTTATCGCCCCACTTCGTGAAGGTCGCTACAAGGCCACCATTATATTTCGAGCCTTCGATTCCAAGGGAACTGAGAGACCCACCCACATTTGCTGCGAAGTAGTAGGAGATGTTTTTAAGATTAGAAACTAACgtaaaatacttttcaacaacTGATTGAAGTAAAGTTAATAATCATACATACGATGTCCTatgttaaaagaaaaattaaataaaacaaagtacaacaaagtggcatcaattattaaaacttttgaGGTTGCCCTGGTAGGATTCAACTTATTTTGATtcattaaatgaattaatcCTTTCGTACTtggttaaataattataattaattatattaaattctgACATCAATTTTTTAGATTAGAACTACGATCAGATTAAGTACGTATATTAGAAACGTGGAGGTTAATTACTATAATCAATATATACAGTCCACGGTACGGGAAATATACATTCGTTTTAACAGCAATGACCACAATCACTGGATTCGTGGATTCAATCTGGAATCCACGCTTTGCTCACCAACGAAGACTAGTACCAATTTGTGGTTGCGATTGAGGAGATACTCAGCCCATAGCCACAGCCAATATAATGTTCAGAGCCTACGATTCTTCCGGAGCCAAGAGGACGACTCGCATTTGCTTCGAAGTACAGCgcaacttatttaaattatgacCAATAAAATCCTTTGCCAAAAAGGAACGGTTCCAATTTGGGTGTGACTTGCAAAAAATGATGGGATGTTTACTAAAATATGTACGAAATTTATTATTGGTGTGAAGCGTACAAATTAAAGATCTATcttatgtatctatatataatCGTTTATATGTACACTCAATTACACTTACGGGCTATGCAGAAATCAGCTTACGTCAATTACTTAAACAAATGTAGCGTCATACTCTTAATAACCTACGGGACACAATTCCGTATTCTTTTAATCGATTGCCATCGGTCCGCGACCGCCCTATTGCGCTGGTGCAACATGGTCGACACTGCTAACTTAACTAAGACACAGGAGATCGTTGAGGCGTTGATGTTGGCAGGCAGCAGATTCGGCCGCCCGATCATGTCAGATGCGGCGTGGCTGCAGTCGCCGATTTCCCCGCAAAGAATCGACTTCCGCCTGTCTGGTTGGTGAAGAGTAACGTGTCAACTGAGGGCAGCATCTGGTTGGATCGCACCAGCAGAGGCACATTCACCATGGACACAGAGGGTGTCTGGGCCATGCTTGTGGTCACAGACTGAACACCATTGCCCGTACTACTAAGCTTTCCGTGTGCATTCAGCGTAAAGGCAGGTAAGTAGTAGTTCCCAGATCGCACTGGTAGAGCATTCGTCGATATGGCGACACTGGATGCGCATGAGACAGCGGTCAGCTCCATGGAGGCGGGCGACGAAAACGGTGAGGACTCCAGTGAGGGGCAAGCTAGTCGGTCGCTGGGCTTACAAGGCACTGTAagtataaaattttaaattaatataaagtttttaaagGAAATACTGTTTTTTACATCTAACTGGGTAATCAATTTATAAAACAGGGCATTAGAAACTTACAGAAGTCATCGTCTGGCAACAGCTCGTCCGGTAATTCATTCTTTATCTGGAAGTGCAGGGCAGCGGCCGAATCTGAAATGGCGTTGTCCGACGTCCCCATTTCAGTGTTTGCATTAGGCGCATCGTACAGACCGCACTCCTCCATCTCCAGGGCCTGCTCCATGATCAGCTCTTCGGCTGAAGTCAGACTAAGGCCGTGTAAGTCGAGGAACGGACCCTGAGTCTGCACTGGTTCCTTCTTGATTTGCGGCACAGCAGGAATAGGCTCTAGGTTGGACTGCTGGGGTTGgccctgctgcagcagctgcggtTTTTGCTGAAGTTGCTTCGGTGCTAGCTGCTTTCGTTCTCGCTTGGCTTTGGTCTGCTTAGGGGCCGGCGGGGCCAGCGGCACCAGCACAGTGGTAAGTtcctgctgatgctgttgcgcCTGCGGCACAGGATGCACTTGCTGCAGAGCAGTACCGGCAGGTAGAGTTATTCCCAATGCAGCAAGAGTGgcctgctgcggctgcttctTTTTCCGCGCTTGTTTTGCAGGAGCCGGTGCAGCAGCAGACGTAAGATTAGCCTTGGCTTTAGGTTCACCAGAAGCGGAAAGTTCGTTGGGATTCACAGCTGAAgatgctgccgccgctgctgctgctgccgcggCTGCCTTTTGGGCCTTGTTTGTAGtggactttttagagcaaTAGGAGGGAATGTTCTCGAGGTGTTCGCCCGTTTTATGGTCCACCTTGTGCCGGCGTCTCGTGTGCTTCAGCCAGTTGGGAAAGTTGGTGAAGTCTCGCGGacaataattgcatttgaacGGGCGCATCCCTGTATGTATGTTGGAGTGCTGCTTCAGCTTCGAATTGCTGATGAAGCTCTTGTCACACACTGTGCACGCGAATGGTCGCTGCTCAAGATGCACCAAGTTGTGGACCTTAAGACAGCGCTCCGTTTTGTACATCTTGCCGCACTTTTCGCAACGATAGGAACGCGTTTGCGCATGGTACTTCTGGTGACGCTGTAGATGTGAGCGCTCCTGGAATCGCTTCTGGCACTCGGGACACTCGTACGGCTTCTCCGATGAGTGAATCCGTGCGTGGTGCGTGaggtttattttttgcacaaaCTTTTGGCCGCAGATGTCGCACTGGTACTTCTTGTTATCGCTGTGAATCTTCCGATGCATCCACATGCTTCCCAATTTGAGGCTAAGGTGACAAGAAAATGGTCAATAGGAATAACTATTTTGAGTTTGCAGTAACACTTACCACTTGCCGCAGTCAGGACACTTCTTCCAGGTGTCCTTGCGGCCCTCGGTGCGGTGCGTCTTTAGGTGCTTCTTCAAACCCGCCAACACCTCAAATTCCCGCTGGCACTCGCTGCAACGGTAGGTGAGCCTCAGTCTGTGAGCGGCCGCCTCATGCTTGGCCACCTCGTCGGGCGTCTCCAGCAGCAGTCCGTTGCAGTCGAGGCACTTGTGCAGCGGTGCCGGGTCCACCTCCAACGGCTTCGTTTCCGAAGCAGCCGGAGGGGGCATGCTAGCCGCATCTGCCACCGATTCAGCCGTTTTGGCCTGCTGGAATATGGTAAACGATGGCGGCAGTAGCTCGGACTCGCACACCTCTACCTTGGTGACCACTTGCTCCGGCGGATGCTTCTCCTCGGGCGGCTCCTCCTTAAAGACCTTCAGACGCACCGCCGTCGCCGCCGGCAGCTTTGGCTTGCGTTGCAGCAGCTGAGACTGGGGCATTTGgagctgatgctgctggtggagctgTTCGGGCGATAGCTTTACGGGCGTGGAGGTGCCGCTGGAGGAAGTCTTCTTAAAAGG
Protein-coding sequences here:
- the LOC6729956 gene encoding serendipity locus protein H-1, giving the protein MEGGKGEGKRMKEEAPSKKLPPKIYGGDAGTPTKAAHDEILSSLLRINNFDSISSIKDESLDIDLSACVTISSASLVNGNSLSSTDFWRVLDESAQNNTELNLSSDVCRDDLAATSSSTVPSTLTSDNHSSSEFSVTFLRPEPPNAFTNSPFKKTSSSGTSTPVKLSPEQLHQQHQLQMPQSQLLQRKPKLPAATAVRLKVFKEEPPEEKHPPEQVVTKVEVCESELLPPSFTIFQQAKTAESVADAASMPPPAASETKPLEVDPAPLHKCLDCNGLLLETPDEVAKHEAAAHRLRLTYRCSECQREFEVLAGLKKHLKTHRTEGRKDTWKKCPDCGKCLKLGSMWMHRKIHSDNKKYQCDICGQKFVQKINLTHHARIHSSEKPYECPECQKRFQERSHLQRHQKYHAQTRSYRCEKCGKMYKTERCLKVHNLVHLEQRPFACTVCDKSFISNSKLKQHSNIHTGMRPFKCNYCPRDFTNFPNWLKHTRRRHKVDHKTGEHLENIPSYCSKKSTTNKAQKAAAAAAAAAAASSAVNPNELSASGEPKAKANLTSAAAPAPAKQARKKKQPQQATLAALGITLPAGTALQQVHPVPQAQQHQQELTTVLVPLAPPAPKQTKAKRERKQLAPKQLQQKPQLLQQGQPQQSNLEPIPAVPQIKKEPVQTQGPFLDLHGLSLTSAEELIMEQALEMEECGLYDAPNANTEMGTSDNAISDSAAALHFQIKNELPDELLPDDDFLPCKPSDRLACPSLESSPFSSPASMELTAVSCASSVAISTNALPVRSGNYYLPAFTLNAHGKLSSTGNGVQSVTTSMAQTPSVSMVNVPLLVRSNQMLPSVDTLLFTNQTGGSRFFAGKSATAATPHLT
- the LOC6729955 gene encoding uncharacterized protein LOC6729955, encoding MDVKIIILVLVSLFYKANGAIYELSVADEEIFSSCPNPEPGTLDIHGLFDLSEFSASMDADALTVSGNQTLLWDIQRGDRVQLSIKLFYFDRGTWTSTAFSIYSKDFCKTMYDKSNILYEPWTGHVINDVKDLCINAPGTKLVLETYFLSLSASVIAPLREGRYKATIIFRAFDSKGTERPTHICCEVVGDVFKIRN